In Babesia microti strain RI chromosome IV, complete genome, the sequence AACTAGTGGTAGATGGGTTAGTGCTATTGCCATTTCTTAACCAGAAAATTATAGATCTGAGTAACGATTTTGAATTTAAGCtcattaatattgataatcCAGATGAATTAAGTAAGGCGGACAACGCAATTGAGACTATAAggaattgtatattagaCAACATTCGCGTAGTATGAATGTAACttatttcaattaattttgtatattaaaattaaatcatACCacatattacaaataaaaattaaataattagttatcGCGTATTCATATCTGCATTTGTCTGATACAACTCAGGTGGTAAGGAAAACTTGACTAAATCCGATTTCATAGCTTCATTAATGTAACAATTCATATTGGAAACGtttttaaatgaatatttgtaGTATTCCATGAGTACCTTATTATAAAAAGCAATTTCCAATTGAGATTCCGTAGGTTTGAGTGGTTTAGTAATGTCCCGTGGTGGATATATTTCTGGAATATCTATTGAAACATCCgaatcaattatattattcGTTTTATCTTCTGATGCTGTTTTTTTGGGGGTAATTTTGGTGCTCATGTTATACTATGTTAGAATATAGTATGATGTGGTGCTATGAACTATTTTAAACAcatcaaaaattcaatattttgcTACTCAACCAAAAGCGAAGTTACTTTACATAAAGAAAAATTggatattgatattttgaatGTACTAGAAAACAATGGTAGCTGGTGGgatttgtatattagaGGATTAGTTCCAGATTATCCAATTAGGAAGCAAATGTTTAACTATTTAACGGAAAGAGGGGTAAATGTAGCAAAATTGGAACCGTATGAAATTGAGGATATGACTAGATGGATACAAATGAGAACTTTACATGGTGAAAAGTTCCCAAGACTTGCTCATGGAATTACACTTGAAGATAAAATTAGTCAGCTCAAACTGAAGTATCCTTTAAAgaatgaataaattattttttttccAACGgcaaatttgcaaatttgtcaCTAATGTTAATAAGAGTGAATTCCTTAAATCGTTCAATATTGATCATACCCCTATCACGCACAATATATCCATTACCAATGTTAATAATCAAAAGTCAGAAATTGATTCCATTAAAAATGGAAaacaacaacaatttaGATTACATACAAGTGA encodes:
- a CDS encoding hypothetical protein (overlaps_old_locusTagID:BBM_III06460); translated protein: MSTKITPKKTASEDKTNNIIDSDVSIDIPEIYPPRDITKPLKPTESQLEIAFYNKVLMEYYKYSFKNVSNMNCYINEAMKSDLVKFSLPPELYQTNADMNTR